A stretch of the Gossypium hirsutum isolate 1008001.06 chromosome D07, Gossypium_hirsutum_v2.1, whole genome shotgun sequence genome encodes the following:
- the LOC107955084 gene encoding cancer-related nucleoside-triphosphatase isoform X2, with protein MEFGSVSAAHGSVESGTMAGVGKCILVTGPPGFFSQEIRQGGERVGFEVVTLDGRRARLASSTISNPESRQWPAVGKYKVDIASFESLVLPELKIREDTGLFIVDEVGKMELFSSYFFPAILNILQSNIPLLATVPIPKFGKDIPAVVRLKNHPGATILTLDKSNRDAMKDRIYPQLAGMLLKP; from the exons ATGGAGTTCGGTTCTGTATCTGCCGCTCACGGTTCCGTTGAGAGTGGGACAATGGCAGGTGTCGGAAAATGCATCCTCGTCACCGGCCCTCCT GGTTTCTTCTCTCAAGAGATTAGACAGGGCGGTGAGAGGGTTGGGTTTGAAGTGGTCACCTTGGATGGTCGCAGAGCTCGCCTCGCCAGCTCCACTATTTCCAACCCGGAATCTCGACAATGGCCTGCTGTTGGGAAATATAAAGTGGATATTGCATCGTTTGAATCATTGGTATTGCCTGAATTGAAG ATCAGAGAAGATACTGGTCTCTTCATTGTTGATGAAGTTGGTAAAATGGAGTTGTTCAGTTCGTACTTCTTTCCAGCCATTCTAAATATTCTTCAATCCAATATTCCTCTTCTCGCCACTGTCCCCATACCAAAATTTGGCAAAGATATACCTGCAG TTGTAAGGTTGAAGAATCATCCAGGTGCAACCATTTTGACTTTGGATAAAAGCAACAGGGATGCGATGAAAGATAGAATCTACCCTCAGTTGGCGGGTATGCTTCTTAAACCTTAG
- the LOC107955084 gene encoding cancer-related nucleoside-triphosphatase isoform X1 — MEFGSVSAAHGSVESGTMAGVGKCILVTGPPGVGKTTLIMRICENLKLSNPNIMLQGFFSQEIRQGGERVGFEVVTLDGRRARLASSTISNPESRQWPAVGKYKVDIASFESLVLPELKIREDTGLFIVDEVGKMELFSSYFFPAILNILQSNIPLLATVPIPKFGKDIPAVVRLKNHPGATILTLDKSNRDAMKDRIYPQLAGMLLKP; from the exons ATGGAGTTCGGTTCTGTATCTGCCGCTCACGGTTCCGTTGAGAGTGGGACAATGGCAGGTGTCGGAAAATGCATCCTCGTCACCGGCCCTCCT GGCGTGGGTAAAACCACTCTGATTATGAGAATATGCGAGAATCTGAAGCTCTCTAACCCCAACATCATGCTTCAGGGTTTCTTCTCTCAAGAGATTAGACAGGGCGGTGAGAGGGTTGGGTTTGAAGTGGTCACCTTGGATGGTCGCAGAGCTCGCCTCGCCAGCTCCACTATTTCCAACCCGGAATCTCGACAATGGCCTGCTGTTGGGAAATATAAAGTGGATATTGCATCGTTTGAATCATTGGTATTGCCTGAATTGAAG ATCAGAGAAGATACTGGTCTCTTCATTGTTGATGAAGTTGGTAAAATGGAGTTGTTCAGTTCGTACTTCTTTCCAGCCATTCTAAATATTCTTCAATCCAATATTCCTCTTCTCGCCACTGTCCCCATACCAAAATTTGGCAAAGATATACCTGCAG TTGTAAGGTTGAAGAATCATCCAGGTGCAACCATTTTGACTTTGGATAAAAGCAACAGGGATGCGATGAAAGATAGAATCTACCCTCAGTTGGCGGGTATGCTTCTTAAACCTTAG